The following coding sequences are from one Gossypium hirsutum isolate 1008001.06 chromosome A12, Gossypium_hirsutum_v2.1, whole genome shotgun sequence window:
- the LOC107886072 gene encoding metalloendoproteinase 1-MMP — protein MLPLFGYCSFLSIVLLFLFFFPRFCFPARIAPGQVTVVTIDDQNATWYNFTRFKDAEKGCHISGMSELKKYFQRFGYLSIPNNQNSNFTDVFDAQFESAVILYQQKFGLPVTGKLDSETISTIMSPRCGVSDTESTIHATKHFAYFYGRPRWDRGSSMTLTYAFSPTDMIKYISLPEIKTVFKRSFSRWASVIPVNFTEIDNYPSANIKIGFFKGDHGDSQPFDGVLGVLAHAFSPENGRFHLDEDETWAVDFEKMKSKTAIDLESVATHEIGHILGLAHSSIKEAVMYPSLKPRSKKVNLKLDDVEGVQALYGSNPNFQYSSLLAYENSYNKAINLNQRYCSWTSSIVVVVFFSLFMIT, from the coding sequence ATGCTACCGTTGTTTGGTTATTGTTCCTTTCTCTCCATCGttcttcttttcctcttttttttcccACGTTTTTGTTTTCCCGCTAGAATCGCACCAGGACAAGTAACTGTTGTAACTATCGATGATCAAAACGCTACCTGGTATAATTTTACTCGCTTTAAAGACGCTGAGAAAGGTTGCCACATCAGCGGCATGTCGGAACTCAAGAAATATTTCCAGCGGTTCGGCTACTTATCGATTCCCAACAATCAAAACAGCAACTTCACTGACGTTTTCGATGCTCAATTTGAATCCGCTGTGATTTTGTACCAACAAAAGTTTGGGTTACCGGTAACCGGAAAGCTCGATTCTGAAACAATATCGACAATCATGTCCCCAAGGTGTGGTGTTTCCGACACTGAATCGACAATCCATGCGACGAAACATTTTGCCTATTTTTACGGAAGGCCGAGGTGGGACCGTGGGTCGTCCATGACTTTAACGTATGCTTTTTCGCCTACGGACATGATCAAGTACATAAGCTTACCGGAAATCAAAACAGTATTTAAGCGCTCGTTCTCGAGGTGGGCTTCGGTGATTCCGGTAAACTTCACGGAGATAGATAATTACCCATCAGCGAATATCAAAATCGGGTTTTTCAAGGGCGACCATGGTGACAGTCAACCGTTTGATGGGGTTTTAGGAGTGTTAGCTCACGCTTTTTCACCAGAGAACGGGAGGTTCCACTTGGACGAAGATGAAACGTGGGCCGTTGATTTCGAGAAAATGAAATCAAAGACGGCTATTGACTTGGAATCAGTGGCTACACATGAGATTGGCCATATACTAGGGTTGGCCCATAGTTCAATCAAGGAAGCCGTGATGTATCCGAGCTTGAAGCCACGTAGTAAAAAAGTGAATCTTAAACTCGATGATGTAGAAGGTGTTCAAGCATTGTACGGATCAAACCCTAACTTTCAATACAGTTCTTTATTGGCGTACGAAAATTCTTACAACAAAGCAATTAACCTCAATCAAAGATATTGTAGTTGGACATCTTCAATAGTAGTggtagtttttttttctcttttcatgaTTACATAA